One Flavobacteriales bacterium DNA segment encodes these proteins:
- a CDS encoding DUF2007 domain-containing protein, producing MEKGWVKLLATSNHQAELKLALLRSENINAVIINKQDSSYLFGEAELYVPQDEVIRAKRILDEQDA from the coding sequence TTGGAAAAAGGTTGGGTCAAACTATTAGCTACATCAAACCATCAAGCAGAACTGAAGCTCGCATTGCTTCGGTCTGAGAACATCAACGCGGTCATCATCAATAAACAGGATTCATCATATCTGTTCGGAGAAGCGGAACTTTACGTGCCGCAGGATGAGGTGATCCGTGCCAAAAGGATTTTGGATGAACAAGATGCCTGA
- a CDS encoding biotin--[acetyl-CoA-carboxylase] ligase — protein sequence MQTLFIGGHTIHLETVDSTNNYARQLVRDKMPVEGTLIVADEQTAGRGQRTNSWVTEPNLNLTCSYILRPVFLAAKDQFMLSASVALAVFDLISEILKEETVKIKWPNDILVNGKKIAGILIENSLRGTILDHSIVGIGININQTDFPDGLNATSLKAISKQQFGLDELIPVLNSKLEKRYLQLRPGQHQPILSQFNQNLFGFDEEKMLTVNGTEGSFRILGAWPSGELQLEDANGRNSLHQHHEIVWNLG from the coding sequence ATGCAAACCCTGTTCATCGGTGGTCACACCATTCATTTGGAAACGGTCGACTCGACCAACAATTATGCCCGCCAACTTGTTCGCGACAAAATGCCCGTTGAAGGCACCCTCATTGTGGCAGATGAACAGACCGCAGGTCGAGGTCAACGCACCAATTCGTGGGTAACCGAACCAAATCTGAACCTGACATGCAGCTACATTCTGCGTCCTGTCTTTTTGGCAGCGAAAGACCAGTTCATGCTAAGTGCATCTGTGGCATTGGCAGTATTCGATCTGATCTCTGAGATTTTGAAGGAAGAAACGGTCAAGATCAAATGGCCGAATGATATTCTTGTGAACGGGAAAAAGATCGCTGGCATTCTCATCGAGAATTCGCTGCGCGGAACGATCTTGGATCACAGCATTGTCGGTATCGGCATCAATATCAATCAGACCGATTTTCCTGACGGATTGAACGCCACTTCGTTGAAAGCCATCTCAAAACAACAATTCGGGTTGGATGAACTGATTCCTGTTCTGAATTCAAAATTGGAGAAACGCTACCTGCAACTGCGACCAGGGCAACATCAGCCGATTCTCAGCCAATTCAATCAAAACCTCTTCGGGTTTGATGAAGAAAAAATGCTGACCGTGAACGGAACTGAAGGCTCGTTTAGAATTCTTGGCGCGTGGCCTTCAGGCGAATTGCAATTGGAAGATGCCAATGGCCGAAACTCATTGCATCAACACCACGAGATCGTTTGGAATCTTGGGTAG
- a CDS encoding orotate phosphoribosyltransferase has translation MDILNSDLALKVANELLKIKAVKLQPSAPFTWASGWKSPIYCDNRKTLSYPEVRKLIAKGLAQGVKEKFANAEVVAGVATGAIAIGILVAEELGLPFVYVRPKPKEHGLGNQIEGYLPENSKVVVVEDLISTGGSSLKAVEALRETTSTVLGMVAIFTYGFANADENFEKANCPIYTLSNYSELVKLAVDSGYVSEGDLEQLTEWRKSPSTWKS, from the coding sequence ATGGACATTTTGAACTCAGATTTGGCTTTAAAGGTAGCCAATGAACTGCTAAAAATCAAGGCGGTGAAGCTTCAACCAAGTGCCCCGTTCACGTGGGCTTCAGGCTGGAAATCGCCCATTTACTGCGATAACCGCAAAACACTCTCCTATCCTGAAGTTCGGAAGTTGATCGCAAAAGGGTTGGCGCAGGGCGTGAAGGAGAAATTTGCGAATGCGGAGGTGGTTGCTGGAGTTGCTACCGGTGCCATTGCCATTGGGATTTTGGTGGCCGAAGAGCTGGGTCTGCCGTTCGTGTATGTTCGTCCGAAACCAAAAGAGCACGGCTTGGGAAACCAGATAGAAGGTTACCTGCCAGAGAACAGCAAAGTGGTGGTGGTTGAAGACCTTATTTCCACAGGCGGAAGCAGTTTGAAAGCGGTGGAAGCTTTGCGTGAAACCACTTCAACCGTGCTGGGAATGGTGGCCATTTTTACTTACGGTTTTGCCAATGCGGATGAGAACTTCGAGAAGGCCAATTGTCCGATCTACACGCTTTCCAATTATTCGGAATTGGTGAAGTTGGCGGTGGATTCGGGTTATGTTTCTGAAGGTGATCTGGAGCAACTGACCGAATGGCGCAAGTCCCCATCAACTTGGAAATCATAA
- a CDS encoding phosphatidate cytidylyltransferase yields MNKMPDLAKRIVVGLIVFGIFLAALFLGREIGFMVLFAFALYMGLREFYDLVDKGGFKPQRFTGYLLGISMFVGNGLLTFFGLSEQFLLFPLLCLFLILPIELYRKREDPFTNIAHGFLGIIYVAVPVTLLINIIHPNDEIGYNPLFFVGWLMLILSSDSGAYLAGSAFGKHKLFERISPKKSWEGAIGGLLMSIGFAIGFSQFLDFLSVWEWIGLSIVSVVAGIYGDLVESLLKRNVGAKDSGTLLPGHGGVLDRLDSIVLATPFAFVYLKIFL; encoded by the coding sequence ATGAACAAGATGCCTGATCTTGCCAAACGAATCGTTGTCGGACTGATCGTGTTCGGCATCTTTCTCGCAGCCTTGTTCCTCGGAAGAGAGATCGGTTTCATGGTGCTGTTCGCCTTTGCGCTGTACATGGGGCTTCGCGAATTCTACGATCTGGTGGACAAGGGCGGTTTCAAACCACAGCGGTTCACGGGTTATCTGTTAGGCATCAGCATGTTTGTCGGCAATGGATTGCTCACGTTCTTCGGCCTGTCGGAGCAATTTCTGCTCTTTCCGCTGCTGTGCCTGTTCCTCATTCTTCCCATAGAACTCTACCGCAAGCGCGAAGACCCGTTCACCAATATCGCCCACGGATTTTTGGGCATCATCTACGTGGCCGTTCCTGTAACGCTGCTCATCAATATCATTCATCCGAACGATGAGATCGGTTACAACCCGTTGTTCTTCGTAGGCTGGCTCATGCTTATTCTAAGTAGCGATTCGGGTGCGTACCTGGCAGGGTCGGCCTTCGGGAAACACAAACTTTTTGAACGCATCAGCCCCAAAAAGAGCTGGGAAGGTGCTATTGGTGGTCTGCTGATGAGCATTGGCTTTGCCATCGGTTTTTCCCAGTTTCTCGATTTCCTTTCCGTGTGGGAATGGATCGGCCTCTCCATCGTTTCGGTGGTGGCAGGCATCTATGGCGATCTGGTGGAAAGCCTCCTGAAACGTAACGTGGGTGCCAAGGATAGCGGTACGCTGCTGCCTGGCCACGGTGGCGTGCTCGACCGTCTGGACAGCATTGTTCTGGCCACCCCGTTCGCATTCGTCTACCTCAAGATATTTCTCTGA
- a CDS encoding NUDIX domain-containing protein codes for MSMAQSYKVFIGGSVLHIGNEAETESVFNRKLTDPKHEDWAGILEELERRNVSILVTGDSLDNWQSFCSHFKLIEAAGGLVSNSDGNWLFIHRNGMWDLPKGKLEMGERIEQCAVREVAEECGIEEPTIVKSLTPTFHTYELKGHRVLKKTLWYLMKSDDGSALVPQTEEGISEVRWVSADEARKLAEQSYGSIKQVVTEGLSL; via the coding sequence ATGTCCATGGCGCAAAGCTATAAAGTTTTCATCGGAGGGTCGGTTCTACACATAGGGAATGAAGCCGAAACCGAGTCAGTTTTCAACAGGAAATTGACCGACCCGAAGCATGAGGATTGGGCAGGTATTTTGGAGGAATTGGAGCGGAGAAACGTTTCCATTCTGGTAACAGGAGATTCGCTTGACAATTGGCAGAGCTTCTGTTCCCATTTCAAGTTAATCGAAGCCGCAGGTGGTCTGGTGAGCAACTCAGATGGCAATTGGCTTTTCATTCACCGCAACGGCATGTGGGACCTTCCCAAGGGAAAACTCGAAATGGGCGAACGCATTGAACAATGCGCGGTGCGTGAAGTGGCGGAAGAATGCGGCATCGAAGAACCGACCATCGTTAAATCCTTAACCCCAACCTTCCATACCTATGAATTGAAAGGACACCGCGTTCTGAAGAAGACGTTATGGTATCTGATGAAAAGCGATGACGGCTCAGCATTGGTTCCTCAGACGGAAGAAGGAATCTCGGAAGTGAGATGGGTTTCTGCGGATGAGGCCAGGAAATTGGCGGAACAGTCTTATGGTTCCATCAAACAAGTAGTGACCGAAGGGCTTTCATTATAA
- the rsfS gene encoding ribosome silencing factor, translating into MKKSSRKAQTERLVEEIVNGLQEKKGKEIVSLDLRGIENAVTEFFVICTGDSNTHVNALARSVEEEVRKAIKDKPWHVEGTTNGEWVLLDYVNVVVHIFQRSVREHYNIEGLWADAIVKEYSEVA; encoded by the coding sequence ATGAAGAAATCATCCCGCAAGGCACAGACCGAGCGGCTCGTTGAAGAAATAGTTAACGGTCTGCAAGAGAAAAAGGGGAAGGAAATCGTATCACTCGACCTTCGTGGAATTGAAAATGCGGTGACAGAGTTTTTCGTCATCTGTACGGGCGATTCGAACACGCATGTGAATGCATTGGCAAGAAGCGTGGAAGAGGAGGTTCGCAAAGCCATAAAGGACAAACCTTGGCATGTTGAGGGAACAACCAATGGCGAATGGGTGTTACTGGATTACGTGAATGTGGTCGTACACATTTTCCAGCGTTCCGTGAGGGAACATTACAATATTGAAGGGCTTTGGGCCGATGCAATTGTGAAAGAATATAGTGAGGTGGCTTAA
- the hflB gene encoding ATP-dependent zinc metalloprotease FtsH, with protein MSDKEKNYNKDGKNNKDGKKGKPKYQFDFNFNFYWVYVIIAIAFIAMSVLPDLGKSDNKLNDEQFTELLSSGDVQKLVIVNKEYAEIYIKTDSLKAKDDYKKFREHSFGFGSGPQFYYQIVEIQNFDNTIKEVKAKLPEGQQFTTSAETHQNWGDSVMWLLPFVLIIGVWIFLMRRMGGGGGAGAQIFNIGKSRAQLFEGEAKVNVTFDDVAGLEEAKVEIKEIVDFLKNPQKYTDLGAKIPKGALLVGPPGTGKTLLAKAVAGEAQVPFFSLSGSDFVEMFVGVGASRVRDLFQQAKQKAPAIIFIDEIDAIGRARGRSISQGANDERENTLNQLLTEMDGFGTNSGVIILAATNRADILDRALLRAGRFDRQILVDMPDVVERVAIFKVHLKKLKLDKDVDVEFLGKQTPGFSGADIANMCNEAALIAARKGKKTVEKQDFLDAVDRIVGGLEKKNKIISKEEKKVIAYHEAGHASVSWLVEHASPLIKVTIVPRGRSLGAAWYLPEERQITTKEQMLDEMCAALGGRAAEEIIFGKVSTGALSDLEKVTKQAYAMVTVYGLSDKIGNISFYDSSGQSEYTFNKPYSERTAETIDDEVHQIVEAAYERTKKILSENKDKLQKLAEELLEKEVIFKENLEIIFGKRQWEKEEEAKPLADMKPLDKGPEEDPAEVGAETPKTDGSLPES; from the coding sequence ATGTCTGACAAAGAGAAGAACTACAACAAGGACGGTAAGAACAACAAGGACGGTAAGAAGGGGAAACCGAAGTATCAGTTCGATTTCAATTTCAACTTCTACTGGGTGTATGTGATCATTGCCATAGCATTCATTGCCATGTCGGTTCTGCCCGACCTTGGTAAGAGCGATAATAAGTTGAACGATGAACAGTTTACCGAACTGCTTTCGTCTGGTGACGTGCAGAAACTGGTCATCGTAAATAAGGAGTACGCGGAGATCTACATCAAAACCGACTCGCTGAAAGCGAAGGATGATTACAAGAAATTTCGGGAACATTCGTTCGGTTTCGGTTCTGGCCCGCAGTTCTATTACCAGATCGTAGAGATTCAGAATTTCGATAATACCATCAAGGAGGTAAAGGCAAAACTGCCCGAAGGACAGCAGTTCACAACAAGCGCAGAGACGCACCAGAACTGGGGCGATTCTGTGATGTGGCTGTTGCCGTTCGTACTCATTATTGGCGTTTGGATCTTCCTGATGCGCAGAATGGGAGGCGGAGGCGGTGCTGGGGCACAGATCTTCAATATCGGTAAATCGCGGGCGCAGCTGTTCGAAGGCGAAGCGAAAGTGAACGTGACCTTTGATGATGTTGCTGGACTGGAAGAAGCGAAAGTGGAGATCAAAGAGATCGTTGACTTCCTGAAGAACCCTCAGAAATATACCGACCTCGGTGCGAAGATTCCGAAAGGGGCGTTGCTTGTAGGTCCTCCAGGAACGGGGAAAACCTTGCTTGCCAAGGCTGTTGCTGGGGAGGCACAAGTACCATTCTTCTCACTTTCAGGTTCCGATTTCGTGGAGATGTTTGTGGGTGTTGGTGCCAGTCGTGTCCGCGACCTCTTTCAACAGGCCAAGCAGAAAGCTCCTGCCATCATCTTTATTGATGAGATAGATGCCATTGGCCGTGCCCGAGGTAGAAGCATTTCACAGGGCGCGAATGACGAGCGCGAGAACACGCTGAATCAGCTTTTGACCGAAATGGATGGTTTCGGAACCAACAGCGGGGTCATCATTTTGGCAGCCACCAACCGCGCGGATATTCTGGACCGTGCGCTTTTGCGTGCAGGTCGTTTCGATCGTCAGATCTTGGTGGATATGCCAGATGTGGTTGAGCGTGTTGCCATCTTCAAAGTTCACCTCAAGAAATTGAAACTGGATAAGGACGTGGATGTAGAGTTCCTCGGAAAGCAGACACCTGGTTTCTCTGGTGCTGACATTGCCAACATGTGTAATGAGGCTGCTCTTATCGCTGCGCGAAAAGGCAAGAAGACAGTTGAAAAGCAGGATTTCCTTGATGCTGTTGACCGTATTGTAGGTGGATTGGAGAAGAAGAACAAGATCATCTCCAAGGAAGAGAAGAAGGTGATCGCCTACCACGAGGCAGGGCATGCTTCTGTGAGTTGGTTGGTGGAGCATGCATCGCCATTGATCAAGGTGACCATCGTTCCGCGAGGACGTTCCTTGGGTGCGGCATGGTACCTTCCTGAAGAGCGACAGATAACCACCAAAGAGCAGATGTTGGATGAAATGTGTGCTGCATTGGGTGGTCGTGCGGCCGAAGAGATCATCTTCGGAAAAGTATCTACAGGAGCACTGAGCGATCTGGAGAAAGTGACCAAACAGGCGTACGCCATGGTAACGGTGTACGGACTGAGCGACAAGATCGGGAACATCAGTTTCTATGATTCTTCAGGTCAGAGCGAGTATACGTTCAACAAGCCTTACAGCGAGCGGACAGCCGAAACCATTGATGATGAAGTACACCAGATCGTGGAGGCAGCTTACGAACGCACCAAGAAGATTCTGAGTGAGAACAAGGACAAGTTGCAGAAGTTGGCGGAGGAACTGCTGGAGAAAGAGGTGATCTTTAAGGAGAATCTGGAGATCATTTTCGGCAAGCGCCAATGGGAGAAGGAAGAGGAGGCCAAGCCGCTTGCGGATATGAAACCGTTGGACAAGGGACCAGAGGAAGATCCTGCCGAAGTGGGGGCCGAGACACCCAAAACGGACGGTTCATTGCCTGAAAGTTGA